From the Lolium rigidum isolate FL_2022 chromosome 2, APGP_CSIRO_Lrig_0.1, whole genome shotgun sequence genome, one window contains:
- the LOC124688842 gene encoding nicotinate N-methyltransferase 1-like — MSLPAAEPNPAVDDLSPAEARLAMMELANMISVPMALTAVIRLGVPATIWAGGANAPLPAAALLPPDHPDPSVLERLLRLLTSRGVFSEHTSPSSHAATAGERRYALTAVGRTLVPTGPSGASYADYVLQHHQDALVLAWPRLHDAVLDPAGPEPFARANGGVPAYAYYGQNREANEVMLRAMTGVSEPFMEALLDGYGGGFEGVETLVDVGGSSGACLEMIMRRVPTIREGVNFDLPDVVAAAPPIAGVRHVGGDMFNSIPSGDAIFIKWVLGGCTNDECTAILKNCHKVLPEGGKLIACEPLVPETTDTSTRTRALLEVDIFVMATYRTQGRERSEEEFRQLGLIAGFTGFRALYLDPFYAVLEYVK; from the exons ATGTCGTTGCCAGCAGCCGAGCCCAACCCCGCCGTCGATGACCTCTCGCCGGCGGAAGCGCGTCTCGCGATGATGGAGCTGGCCAACATGATCTCGGTCCCGATGGCCCTGACCGCCGTCATCCGCCTCGGCGTGCCGGCCACCATATGGGCGGGCGGCGCCAACGCgcccctcccggccgccgccctcctcccgccGGACCACCCGGACCCCTCCGTCCTCGAGCGCCTGCTCCGCCTGCTCACCTCTCGCGGCGTCTTCTCCGAGCACACCAGCCCCAGCtcccacgccgccaccgccggcgagcGGCGGTACGCGCTCACCGCCGTGGGCCGCACCCTCGTCCCCACGGGCCCCTCGGGAGCGTCCTACGCCGACTACGTCCTCCAGCACCACCAGGACGCGCTGGTGCTGGCGTGGCCGCGGCTCCACGACGCCGTGCTGGACCCCGCGGGACCCGAGCCCTTCGCCCGCGCCAACGGCGGCGTCCCGGCCTACGCGTACTACGGCCAGAACAGGGAGGCGAACGAGGTGATGCTGCGCGCCATGACGGGGGTCTCGGAGCCGTTCATGGAGGCGCTGCTGGATGGCTATGGCGGCGGGTTCGAGGGCGTGGAGACGCTCGTGGATGTCGGGGGAAGCTCTGGAGCTTGCTTGGAGATGATCATGAGGAGGGTGCCCACCATCCGGGAGGGCGTCAACTTCGACCTGCccgacgtcgtcgccgccgccccgcccatcGCCG GAGTAAGGCATGTTGGTGGTGACATGTTCAATTCTATCCCCTCCGGCGACGCCATCTTCATCAAG TGGGTACTCGGGGGATGCACCAATGACGAGTGCACGGCGATCCTCAAAAACTGCCACAAGGTGCTGCCGGAGGGCGGGAAGCTTATCGCCTGTGAGCCCCTTGTGCCGGAGACAACAGATACCAGTACAAGGACAAGGGCGCTTCTGGAGGTCGACATCTTTGTCATGGCCACCTACCGGACCCAGGGGAGGGAGCGGTCCGAGGAGGAGTTCCGGCAGCTCGGCCTCATCGCCGGGTTCACCGGATTCAGGGCACTCTACCTGGACCCTTTCTATGCTGTTCTAGAGTATGTGAAGTGA